A window from Micromonospora profundi encodes these proteins:
- a CDS encoding YihY/virulence factor BrkB family protein, with product MSSTRIVPETRLMADAELSADDAWHTLRREGGWHLLRDAFVRFRYGDGFSHARAFALQLCLAVVPFMIALTGLISELGGEASRVVADTVLALSPGQSDQVVAELLGEGERVEDAGELALTLGLLTGLVTLTTTMAQIERGANRIYGVERDRPALRKYVRASVLAVTAGLPALAGFLILVAGGAVGDSVRKHYEWGALANGIWDVVRFPLSLGLTVLAVAVLFRHAPRRRQPGLSWLFFGAGIATALWWLASLLLAAYVRFSDDFGQTYGALTGMMALLLWANLTGMALFGGLSFAAQLEALRIGVQEPAQPDLWEPEADRSELLDTGDMSAL from the coding sequence GTGAGTAGCACCCGGATAGTGCCGGAGACCCGGCTGATGGCCGACGCCGAACTGTCCGCCGACGACGCCTGGCACACGCTGCGCCGCGAGGGCGGCTGGCACCTGCTGCGCGACGCCTTCGTCCGGTTCCGCTACGGCGACGGATTCAGCCACGCGCGGGCCTTCGCGTTGCAGCTCTGCCTCGCCGTGGTGCCGTTCATGATCGCCCTCACCGGCCTGATCAGCGAGCTGGGCGGCGAGGCCAGCCGGGTCGTCGCCGACACCGTGCTGGCGCTCAGCCCCGGGCAGAGCGATCAGGTGGTCGCCGAACTGCTCGGCGAGGGCGAACGCGTCGAGGACGCCGGGGAGTTGGCCCTCACCCTCGGTCTGCTCACCGGGCTGGTCACGTTGACCACCACGATGGCCCAGATCGAACGGGGCGCCAACCGCATCTACGGCGTGGAACGGGACCGCCCGGCGCTGCGCAAGTACGTCCGCGCCTCCGTCCTGGCCGTCACCGCCGGCCTGCCCGCGCTTGCGGGTTTCCTCATCCTGGTCGCCGGTGGCGCCGTCGGCGACTCGGTACGGAAGCACTACGAGTGGGGTGCGCTCGCCAACGGCATCTGGGACGTGGTCCGCTTCCCGCTGAGCCTCGGGCTGACAGTGCTCGCCGTGGCCGTGCTGTTCCGGCATGCGCCGCGTCGACGGCAGCCCGGCCTGTCCTGGCTGTTCTTCGGCGCCGGCATCGCCACCGCCCTCTGGTGGCTGGCCAGCCTGCTGCTCGCCGCGTACGTGCGGTTCAGCGACGACTTCGGCCAGACCTACGGCGCGTTGACCGGCATGATGGCGCTGCTGCTCTGGGCCAACCTCACAGGCATGGCGCTCTTCGGTGGGCTGTCCTTCGCCGCCCAACTGGAGGCGCTGCGGATCGGCGTGCAGGAGCCCGCCCAACCCGACCTGTGGGAGCCCGAGGCGGACCGCTCCGAGCTCCTCGACACAGGCGACATGTCCGCCCTCTGA
- a CDS encoding diacylglycerol/lipid kinase family protein — MDAGQDRRPSGGDGGLRSAVVVNPVKVDDLDELRRTVNDALATAGWPEPQWFETTVDDPGRGQTEQAVKAGVDLVFACGGDGTVMSCVSGLVGTDVALAVLPQGTGNLLAANLGLSTDLAAGIEVAIERGRRLLDVGAVEDNYFTVMAGMGFDAQMLAATNETTKARIGWPAYVVGAARHLRDRPMRVQIRIDDRPPVRRRARSVLIANVGRLQGGVHLLTEAEPDDGWLDVAVLTPRNLRHWLALGWAVIRRSGQVPRMEVFRGRKIEVTSNRAQPRELDGDLIAPGRQLRAEVRPQALWLCVPQPEDSPDLAVDAQGAGERGEQLIEEARRE, encoded by the coding sequence GTGGATGCTGGACAGGACAGGCGGCCCTCGGGCGGCGACGGCGGGCTGCGCTCCGCCGTGGTGGTCAACCCGGTGAAGGTCGACGATCTCGACGAGCTGCGCCGCACTGTGAACGACGCCCTGGCCACCGCAGGCTGGCCCGAACCACAGTGGTTCGAGACCACCGTCGACGACCCGGGCCGGGGGCAGACCGAGCAGGCAGTCAAGGCCGGCGTCGATCTCGTCTTCGCCTGCGGCGGCGACGGCACAGTGATGTCCTGCGTCAGCGGGCTGGTCGGCACCGATGTGGCCCTCGCGGTGCTGCCGCAGGGCACCGGCAACCTGCTCGCCGCCAACCTCGGCCTCTCCACCGACCTCGCCGCCGGGATCGAGGTGGCCATCGAGCGGGGTCGGCGGCTGCTCGACGTCGGCGCCGTCGAGGACAACTACTTCACAGTGATGGCCGGCATGGGCTTCGACGCCCAGATGCTCGCCGCCACCAACGAGACCACAAAGGCCCGCATCGGCTGGCCCGCGTACGTGGTGGGCGCCGCCCGGCACCTGCGCGACCGGCCGATGCGGGTGCAGATCCGCATCGACGACCGACCGCCGGTACGCCGCCGCGCCCGCTCGGTCCTCATCGCCAACGTGGGCCGCCTACAGGGCGGCGTACACCTGCTCACCGAGGCCGAGCCCGACGACGGCTGGCTCGACGTCGCCGTCCTCACCCCGCGCAACCTGCGGCACTGGCTCGCGCTCGGCTGGGCGGTGATCCGCCGCAGTGGGCAGGTGCCACGGATGGAGGTGTTCCGCGGCCGGAAAATCGAGGTCACCAGCAACCGGGCGCAGCCCCGGGAACTGGACGGCGACCTCATCGCGCCGGGCCGGCAGCTGCGGGCCGAAGTCCGACCCCAGGCGCTGTGGCTCTGCGTTCCGCAACCCGAGGACAGCCCCGACCTGGCCGTGGACGCGCAGGGCGCCGGGGAGCGGGGCGAGCAGCTGATCGAAGAAGCGCGCCGTGAGTAG
- a CDS encoding Clp protease N-terminal domain-containing protein, producing MFERFTDRARSVVRRALEEARDEGQRPVGTEHLLLALLADDAGLASRVLADAGVRADDLRARIRQHTATGGAGLGDADAAALREIGIDLAAIVARIEQSFGPDALREAVPAPRRRWGRKRYLGGPFSSRSKKALELSLREALRLRHRHIGTEHILLGVLREGGGLGALVLTESGVGLDDLRARVETALRTAA from the coding sequence ATGTTCGAACGGTTCACCGACCGGGCTCGCAGCGTGGTGCGGCGGGCGCTGGAGGAGGCACGGGACGAGGGCCAGCGGCCGGTCGGCACCGAGCACCTGTTGCTCGCACTGCTCGCCGACGACGCCGGTCTGGCCAGCCGGGTGCTCGCCGACGCGGGCGTACGCGCCGACGACCTCCGCGCCCGGATCAGGCAGCACACCGCTACGGGGGGCGCCGGCCTCGGCGACGCGGACGCCGCCGCCCTGCGGGAGATCGGCATCGACCTGGCGGCGATCGTCGCCCGGATCGAGCAGTCCTTCGGCCCGGACGCGCTGCGCGAGGCAGTACCGGCGCCCCGTCGTCGCTGGGGGCGCAAGCGGTACCTCGGCGGGCCGTTCTCGTCCCGGTCCAAGAAGGCGCTGGAGTTGTCACTACGTGAGGCGCTGCGGCTGCGTCACCGGCACATCGGCACCGAGCACATCCTGCTCGGGGTGCTCCGCGAGGGCGGTGGGCTGGGCGCCCTCGTGCTCACCGAGTCCGGGGTGGGCCTCGACGACCTGCGCGCCCGGGTGGAGACCGCGCTGCGGACGGCAGCCTGA
- a CDS encoding HTH domain-containing protein gives MSQATELAAAAGSTDPRVGLRAVRALRRLLERLEVVQVDNARRQGWSWQEIADALEVSRQAVHKKHAGRPAVNKSWEA, from the coding sequence ATGAGTCAGGCGACAGAACTCGCGGCGGCGGCCGGCAGCACCGACCCACGGGTCGGCCTGCGTGCCGTCCGCGCGCTGCGCCGGCTGCTCGAGCGGCTCGAGGTGGTCCAGGTGGACAACGCCCGTCGACAGGGCTGGTCCTGGCAGGAGATCGCCGACGCGCTCGAGGTCAGCCGGCAGGCGGTGCACAAGAAGCACGCCGGGCGGCCGGCGGTCAACAAATCCTGGGAGGCGTGA